From Penicillium digitatum chromosome 5, complete sequence, one genomic window encodes:
- a CDS encoding Atg11p, translating to MSLNIYIAHTGEHFLPDPVACASPDALKSWIVRNTSIPPPRQILMTARGKNVKIQTLATENEIFVYDRQYISEPGDVDFPELPPPEPFRPGTPPAILKDVNDLQAWRNLYMTRCNWAMDISSRCGSIDKNFREHNERSDVINRAVGVALENLKSHVGNLEHRFQEAQSWANSLLEEQQAALDGWQRALSTLNNIPARKDFPLLGRPSTPKMDKDRPTGTLRDFVDVGEVQRAGSEAAAVSAAFADSVHDIEKTIGDIASDTQQLVDEALASNVNGVDGLLEEVETLAKKIASDYKHVLSLPNNQKTLANISRLALSHTQDLLPSLAEISVELQAALEHAVQRRGAVEKAAIVHMRTISSLESRLADARVRMVNLDVGSNAFEVIYSVFQMPMVYGSILIESVRRREWSEKIKTDSLTLAEEMAVLRDEEQRRRKKWLKNMGDFMTVTDSTTPGIEVNLQGQDEEWPDVARKEIEYYIDDLKTTHSLTNLAEQLTQQLKDLDAPTRQQRKRAKAFKQGSVFDLSRSSILRADDSVRSLQEEKTKLEERLKGSDSRVRKLEDLLHRQSQLSRPPSGNFGPDFPGSPASPHPDALSRRSSVSSRRISATQSPEEKALIQRIVTLEAELVAERDAVQRLRKEAHAERQTNSDKYQEAQSTKKDLIGNLEARQREFEDERRYLDSELKKFRLRTEEMEEELDRLMDSREHGRQEIDDRMHQLEIDLENAHSKSDEDAQIISDLKAQIQTGQGHEKTTQAKVDDLEHRQMEFEQKHQESCQALQAIFLNLSPGGIVPLELPDIIKAIEVLSEGLSIHAKSAESSASQAMTENKALKEQIRKFESEAEERTKSLDECKAELSRLNAELSSARSRSEELTGELDKERSKFSSLHSRIAAGENGSESLREQVAKEERKPAELSGKLADAESEVRNLKDQATERERKAVALSETEEQAVARFEARGTKSFELSNQLFAQVEKLGRMLEQLGFTIIQQDGQLLVQRASKLSASLGLGESLAQSGIVSLKPDTALLDWMKAESLEDEDTKFSAFMESLAQFDVALFGDVVVKRVKDIELLARKWQKEARGYREKYHRVQSEAHDKIAYRSFKEGDLALFLPTRNQAIRSWAAFNVGAPHYFLREQDSHKLQARDWLLARITKIEERVVDLSKSMNGVASDHRSLGDTSDGTSLADENPFELSDGLRWYLLDAVEEKPGAPATPGIAKSTVASAHVDAKGSIRLKRGTDEGAIAKTLSRSLDSRRESSNSKRGTPTPSQHALDSTTDLVRLAEADAGSQSREAAPIFDENYLSAPAQLNMSGTASSLAQSTSDRRHNDRSRPLEKLWSLDYGLDGGAP from the exons ATGTCGTTGAACATCTACATTGCTCACACTGGAGAGCATTTCTTGCCTGATCCAGTGGCATGTGCCTC TCCCGATGCTTTGAAGTCATGGATTGTGCGCAATACCTCTATTCCGCCTCCACGGCAAATTTTGATGACCGCCCGGGGAAAGAATGTCAAGATCCAAACGCTCGCTACCGAG AACGAGATCTTTGTATATGACCGACAATACATCAGTGAGCCTGGCGATGTCGATTTTCCAGAACTACCTCCTCCTGAACCATTCCGACCCGGTACCCCGCCAGCGATTCTCAAAGACGTGAACGACCTTCAGGCATGGCGGAACCTCTACATGACACGGTGCAACTGGGCCATGGACATATCCAGTCGCTGTGGGTCAATTGATAAGAACTTCCGAGAACACAACGAGCGAAGTGATGTTATAAATCGCGCGGTGGGCGTGGCTCTGGAGAATCTTAAGTCCCATGTGGGGAACCTAGAGCACAGGTTCCAAGAGGCGCAGTCGTGGGCGAATAGCCTTTTAGAAGAACAGCAGGCTGCTTTAGATGGCTGGCAACGAGCTCTTTCCACACTGAACAACATCCCGGCACGTAAAGATTTCCCTCTTCTTGGACGCCCGTCTACGCCCAAAATGGACAAGGATCGACCAACTGGAACGCTGCGTGACTTTGTCGATGTAGGCGAGGTTCAACGGGCTGGATCAGAGGCAGCAGCTGTTTCGGCTGCTTTTGCAGATAGCGTCCACGATATCGAGAAGACAATCGGCGACATTGCCTCGGACACTCAACAACTGGTGGACGAGGCCCTTGCTTCAAATGTTAACGGGGTAGATGGGCTGCTGGAAGAAGTGGAGACCCTTGCAAAGAAGATCGCGTCTGATTATAAGCATGTTCTCAGTCTGCCGAACAACCAAAAAACATTGGCCAATATATCAAGACTAGCATTGAGTCATACCCAGGACCTTCTTCCTTCGCTAGCGGAGATCAGCGTCGAGCTTCAAGCTGCGCTGGAGCATGCTGTGCAGCGCCGGGGGGCCGTGGAGAAAGCGGCCATTGTGCATATGCGCACAATTTCCTCTCTCGAGTCTAGACTTGCCGATGCCCGCGTACGAATGGTCAATCTGGACGTAGGGAGTAACGCCTTTGAGGTCATCTACTCTGTCTTTCAAATGCCAATGGTGTATGGGTCGATTCTTATCGAATCCGTGCGGCGACGAGAATGGagtgaaaagatcaaaactGACTCCCTCACGCTGGCCGAGGAGATGGCAGTTTTGAGAGACGAGGAGCAACGCCGCCGGAAAAAATGGCTAAAGAATATGGGAGACTTTATGACTGTTACTGATTCCACCACACCAGGAATCGAAGTCAACCTTCAAGGTCAGGATGAGGAATGGCCCGACGTAGCTCGGAAAGAGATCGAGTATTACATCGATGATCTAAAAACCACTCATTCCTTGACAAACCTAGCGGAGCAGCTCACTCAGCAACTCAAGGATCTAGATGCACCTACTcgacagcaaagaaaacggGCCAAAGCATTCAAACAGGGCAGCGTATTTGACTTGAGCCGGAGCTCTATTTTACGCGCCGATGACTCCGTCCGTAGCTtacaagaagaaaagacaaaGCTAGAAGAAAGGCTCAAAGGATCTGACAGTCGTGTCCGGAAATTGGAAGACCTTTTGCATCGCCAGAGTCAGCTCAGCCGGCCACCGAGCGGCAACTTCGGCCCAGACTTCCCCGGTTCACCTGCATCCCCACATCCTGATGCACTCTCTAGAAGGTCATCTGTCTCTTCCAGGCGAATCTCAGCGACCCAGTCTCCCGAAGAAAAAGCGCTCATCCAGCGTATTGTTACGCTTGAAGCAGAGCTGGTCGCTGAGAGAGATGCGGTCCAGCGACTCCGCAAGGAAGCCCACGCCGAGCGGCAAACCAACTCTGACAAGTACCAAGAAGCCCAATCCACCAAAAAGGATCTCATAGGCAACCTTGAAGCGCGCCAACGCGAATTTGAAGATGAGCGCCGATATCTCGACTCGGAGCTAAAGAAGTTCAGACTCCGTACCGaagaaatggaagaagagcTTGATCGACTCATGGATAGCAGGGAGCATGGAAGACAGGAGATTGACGATCGGATGCACCAACTCGAAATCGACCTTGAAAATGCTCACTCCAAATCCGACGAGGACGCACAGATAATCAGTGATCTAAAGGCACAGATTCAAACTGGGCAAGGGCATGAAAAAACCACCCAGGCCAAGGTAGATGATCTCGAGCACCGACAAATGGAGTTTGAACAAAAGCATCAAGAAAGTTGTCAGGCCCTCCAAGCTATCTTTCTGAACCTCTCGCCCGGGGGCATTGTGCCTCTCGAACTTCCCGACATAATCAAAGCCATCGAGGTTCTCTCTGAGGGTCTGTCGATTCATGCCAAGAGCGCTGAATCAAGTGCATCTCAGGCAATGACCGAGAACAAGGCCCTTAAAGAACAAATAAGGAAATTTGAGTCGGAGGCAGAAGAGCGGACAAAGAGCTTGGACGAATGCAAGGCTGAATTGTCGCGACTAAATGCAGAGCTCTCAAGTGCGCGATCAAGGTCGGAGGAACTGACCGGTGAACTGGACAAAGAGCGATCTAAGTTCAGTTCTTTGCATTCTCGAATAGCTGCCGGAGAGAATGGTTCCGAATCGCTGCGTGAACAAGTCGCCAAAGAGGAACGGAAGCCGGCAGAGCTATCAGGTAAACTGGCTGACGCCGAGAGTGAAGTTCGAAATTTGAAAGATCAGGCCACAGAACGGGAGAGAAAAGCAGTGGCCCTCTCGGAGACCGAGGAACAGGCTGTGGCGCGATTCGAAGCACGGGGTACCAAGTCCTTTGAGCTTTCAAACCAACTCTTCGCACAGGTTGAAAAACTGGGTCGGATGCTCGAGCAATTGGGTTTCACTATCATTCAGCAAGACGGTCAGCTTCTTGTTCAGCGTGCTTCGAAACTCAGTGCATCGTTGGGCCTGGGTGAAAGCCTCGCCCAGTCCGGTATTGTATCCCTGAAGCCAGATACAGCGCTTCTGGACTGGATGAAAGCCGAAAGCCTGGAGGATGAAGATACCAAATTCTCAGCTTTCATGGAAAGTCTAGCCCAGTTCGACGTGGCCCTATTTGGTGATGTTGTTGTCAAACGCGTCAAGGACATTGAACTCCTAGCCCGCAAATGGCAAAAGGAAGCCCGAGGCTATCGTGAAAAATACCACCGAGTTCAGAGCGAAGCTCATGATAAGATTGCCTACAGATCCTTCAAGGAAGGTGACCTTGCTCTCTTCCTTCCCACCCGAAATCAGGCCATTCGTTCCTGGGCAGCCTTCAATGTGGGTGCGCCGCACTATTTCCTCCGCGAGCAAGATTCACATAAACTTCAAGCTCGAGACTGGCTTCTAGCCCGCATCACCAAGATCGAGGAACGAGTTGTAGATCTGTCCAAGTCAATGAACGGTGTAGCATCAGACCATCGCTCCCTCGGGGACACCAGCGACGGCACCTCTCTAGCCGACGAGAACCCATTCGAGCTTTCTGACGGCCTCCGTTGGTATCTCCTCGACGCAGTAGAAGAGAAGCCCGGTGCGCCTGCTACTCCGGGCATAGCAAAGAGCACAGTCGCATCGGCGCACGTCGATGCAAAGGGTAGCATCCGACTTAAACGTGGTACGGACGAGGGCGCCATAGCCAAAACCCTATCCAGGAGCCTTGATAGCCGGCGCGAGAGCTCGAATTCCAAGCGGGGCACCCCGACGCCATCGCAGCACGCGCTCGACTCGACGACTGATCTTGTGCGCCTTGCCGAAGCTGACGCCGGCTCGCAGTCTCGAGAGGCCGCCCCTATCTTCGACGAG AATTATCTGTCTGCACCGGCTCAACTAAACATGAGTGGCACTGCCTCTTCTCTCGCTCAGTCAACGTCCGATCGTCGACACAATGACCGATCTCGCCCATTGGAGAAATTGTGGTCTCTCGATTATGGGCTCGATGGTGGCGCACCATAG
- a CDS encoding KRR1 small subunit processome component protein, with protein sequence MAKSSRRSGRGKTTTTLSGAATPSSASSGPIPPFTKVPKALQSFVEPLSPDEVYLVHIDITAEELKRQTFTVPLIVNLVVAAVIGLRVYLGISTYPALIATLIGLQSSMAVDMAATPWTDAVKIILRRTGTICIDYFLVTLLWSWPVNFIRGPVLWRRAIGFREGEVIVRRSNHSWSKELERNRWIREDEVHREKIVAAVTPEKIGKTGYLLVDEDWNLDYAAMVRAHALIDHTRRGDGVQMDEFRTAVLVNTDADGWLIWRVGDENTPIDEKRSVQRDQILAFKDKLAEMGKEDLFLRWVELIQWESSQPGGFTAERQRSAMLQAKQMFEDEKVDFSQFWDDMGGMEGIEGLN encoded by the coding sequence ATGGCAAAATCATCCCGGCGCTCAGGTCGCGGAAAGACGACAACAACGTTATCTGGAGCCGCAACACCAAGCTCCGCGTCCTCAGGGCCAATCCCACCATTTACCAAAGTCCCCAAAGCCTTACAATCCTTTGTCGAACCACTCTCCCCCGACGAAGTATATTTAGTCCACATCGACATCACAGCAGAGGAACTGAAGCGGCAAACCTTCACCGTACCCCTCATCGTCAATCTGGTAGTAGCAGCTGTGATTGGCCTACGGGTGTACTTGGGAATCAGCACATATCCAGCTCTTATCGCTACTCTAATCGGGCTCCAAAGTTCCATGGCTGTAGACATGGCAGCTACCCCGTGGACAGACGCAGTAAAGATCATCTTGCGCCGGACAGGAACTATATGCATTGACTACTTCCTCGTGACTCTTTTGTGGTCGTGGCCTGTTAATTTCATCAGAGGGCCCGTGCTCTGGCGTCGTGCCATCGGCTTCCGTGAGGGTGAGGTCATTGTTCGCCGCAGTAACCACAGCTGGAGCAAGGAGCTCGAGCGCAACAGGTGGATCCGAGAGGACGAGGTGCATCGCGAAAAGATCGTTGCCGCTGTGACTCCTGAGAAAATAGGAAAAACGGGTTACTTGCTCGTGGATGAGGATTGGAATTTAGATTACGCGGCTATGGTTCGCGCTCATGCTCTTATTGATCATACTCGCAGAGGCGATGGTGTACAGATGGATGAATTCCGCACTGCAGTGCTGGTCAACACCGATGCTGATGGTTGGTTGATCTGGCGTGTCGGCGATGAGAATACCCCCATTGACGAAAAACGATCCGTTCAGCGCGACCAGATTCTCGCCTTCAAGGACAAGTTGGCCGAGATGGGCAAGGAGGATCTCTTTCTCCGTTGGGTCGAGCTAATCCAATGGGAAAGCTCGCAGCCCGGTGGCTTCACTGCGGAACGACAACGGTCTGCGATGCTGCAAGCGAAGCAGATGTTCGAAGATGAGAAAGTGGATTTCAGTCAATTCTGGGACGACATGGGCGGCATGGAAGGCATAGAAGGATTAAACTAG
- a CDS encoding Lipase/esterase, putative, with translation MSSLREPFHLLKELLVRIPLILKTIILHAIQMSPVKGKQDMRTEFTVSIIRSFMGTKAPLGKTQKQGLRDPGVKGPMWVSKVTLPQPDIDVRDAVLRAIEDLKTGDETYDIPAPAAVEAEWTGYRAGVGKKTPEPDLSEEEKYNKLREESPSDMTILYFHGGAYFLLDPCSHRIPVAHLSHLTGAPVFSVRYRLAPQNPFPAAIVDALTAYLSLLHPPPGSLHKPVPANKIIFAGDSAGGNLCLVLLQTLLALDRASHTIRFHGEDVPIELPAGVATVSPWCDVTRSMPSTSGNAHLDYLEAPTVPSNDPAVKTLFTPLPFTPDDVWPTSPPRAEIYCNASMLSHPLVSPLAAPAELWKNAPPIWISTGEEGLTDEGLVLARRVHQAGVPLVAEMFEGMPHCHGILMMNRPSSHRFFESFARFCRDAVAGRVVSTGNLTWLGFKLQSTKEIPIEKACEVSDEQVVALMHRMSAWKLEGEIELQKQWRATARL, from the exons ATGAGCTCGCTTAGAGAACCTTTCCATCTCTTGAAGGAGCTGCTGGTCCGCATCCCGCTAATCCTCAAGACCATCATCCTACATGCAATTCAAATGTCCCCCGTCAAAGGGAAACAGGACATGCGCACCGAATTTACCGTTTCCATTATTCGTTCATTCATGGGAACGAAAGCTCCACTCGGTAAAACCCAGAAACAAGGCCTACGCGACCCCGGTGTCAAGGGCCCCATGTGGGTGTCCAAGGTGACACTCCCGCAGCCCGATATCGATGTACGTGATGCAGTGCTACGtgcaattgaagatctcaaGACCGGCGATGAGACATACGATATCCCTGCACCGGCCGCCGTCGAAGCCGAATGGACCGGTTACCGCGCCGGAGTCGGAAAGAAAACCCCAGAGCCCGACCTctcagaagaagaaaagtaCAACAAGCTGCGCGAGGAATCGCCGTCTGATATGACGATCTTGTATTTCCATGGAGGGGCCTATTT CCTTCTGGATCCTTGCAGCCACCGAATTCCCGTTGCACACCTATCCCACCTAACCGGCGCCCCCGTCTTCTCTGTCCGATATCGTCTCGCTCCTCAAAATCCATTCCCAGCCGCAATTGTCGACGCCCTAACAGCGTATTTGTCACTTCTCCACCCCCCTCCAGGCTCCCTACACAAACCTGTTCCAGCCAACAAGATAATATTTGCTGGCGATTCCGCCGGTGGGAACCTCTGTCTCGTCCTCCTTCAAACGCTTCTGGCTCTCGACCGCGCATCCCACACAATCCGTTTCCACGGCGAGGATGTGCCCATTGAACTGCCGGCAGGCGTCGCAACTGTATCCCCATGGTGCGACGTGACGCGCTCCATGCCTTCTACCAGTGGTAACGCACATCTCGATTACCTCGAGGCACCCACTGTACCCTCGAATGACCCAGCTGTCAAGACTCTATTTACCCCGCTCCCTTTCACCCCAGACGATGTCTGGCCCACGTCCCCGCCTCGCGCTGAGATCTACTGCAACGCCAGCATGCTGAGCCACCCATTGGTGTCTCCGCTTGCTGCCCCAGCTGAGCTCTGGAAAAATGCACCGCCTATCTGGATTTCGACTGGCGAGGAAGGTCTCACGGACGAGGGTCTTGTTCTAGCCCGCCGTGTCCACCAGGCCGGTGTGCCTCTTGTCGCCGAAATGTTCGAGGGTATGCCGCACTGCCACGGTATACTTATGATGAACAGGCCCTCTAGCCATCGTTTCTTCGAGAGCTTTGCTAGGTTCTGTCGTGATGCTGTTGCCGGCCGGGTCGTGTCGACGGGCAATCTCACCTGGTTGGGCTTCAAGTTGCAATCGACAAAGGAGATACCTATTGAAAAGGCCTGTGAAGTCAGTGATGAGCAGGTCGTGGCCCTCATGCATAGAATGTCTGCTTGGAAGCTGGAGGGAGAGATCGAATTGCAGAAGCAATGGCGAGCGACAGCGCGATT ATAG